A genomic segment from Aspergillus puulaauensis MK2 DNA, chromosome 1, nearly complete sequence encodes:
- a CDS encoding uncharacterized protein (COG:S;~EggNog:ENOG410PQIJ;~InterPro:IPR014839,IPR036322;~PFAM:PF08728;~go_function: GO:0005515 - protein binding [Evidence IEA]): MAFNNRAREANAQRNRYREGLQLRPLNVEKGDERYPLAEDISPPRISHWRCNLTALSQRRNLLFVACSNQIYVWEPSGASQRLGIKPEMIITPVMKEPYAEGYIEPTSPHEINSILVDDLGREEVLLLVTDSGNICGYRVEAVFSALKRATEDGKTKPSNGAEVDPFFIEFVGESAWGLAIHKFARLIAVSANTGLVTVFAFALVDSTADKGDGSFNELEEDNEFTEYSQTWLHIRTQDQLTQIRRLMPEKHRTRNIKLTYTGHFTNIPAVGFLNSDFDPNGVWMVSTDIENRVVIWKIWESLGPFNRMQLNRASLSTSMDYHWGNDRGWSVIALDPRTFHLVDSEEEACGGKPQRRLRDERNILDLTSLTNRLPDTSRLYNHFPPAVKTEPEETLLPDFFGADCRVSGSSNIQEKHDMREDQSPKDYRSGEPADELSQQAVDGSFSAGSMNEDSTPDTDQDPADNQQAPGDHGLLQALVDPNGFGSTGQFRAPGHEPLTTPEFLQFALLEALGGDVHEVEALLGENLAHDSESDEDEDMDYLQNQETVDADDDDASRSEDGSEEDAYQALDPPANANFPILHFSHTDIHLIPHPFAMAPSVLCGGPLSQRLTHPIISIRGLDRFNMIKYIPEHGIVVAASQKGRAAIISLTESRATGRSFRVDWIVPFESQEKYGERPLVRLLGMSVSPMQGFEIPADVPYIPRISESDGSGNDIGSLLFQYKDATDNTSSPTPTSTSGDIDSNNDGTQSKMEDNDRTRLPQANHLTVPECHARATRAYQPEESWRGWNPSRRYRLLLMYADHTMMSYEFWYTWNATSSGGGTVGDGANGAGGEDDYLIL, translated from the exons ATGGCGTTCAACAACCGCGCCCGCGAAGCAAATGCCCAAAGGAACCGCTACAGAGAAGGCCTTCAGCTGAGACCACTGAACGTGGAAAAGGGAGACGAACGA TACCCTTT AGCAGAAGATATCTCTCCTCCTCGGATCTCTCACTGGCGCTGCAACCTG aCCGCACTCTCTCAGCGGCGCAATCTATTGTTTGTTGCATGCAGCAACCAAATCTATGTATGGGAGCCCTCCGGGGCCTCACAGAGATTGGGCATTAAGCCTGAAATGATCATAACGCCTGTCATGAAAGAACCTTATGCCGAAGGTTATATTGAGCCAACATCTCCCCATGAGATTAACAGTATCCTCGTGGACGATCTGGGCCGCGAGGAGGTTTTGTTATTAGTCACCGATTCAGGCAACATTTGCGGTTACCGTGTTGAGGCTGTCTTCTCAGCTTTGAAAAGAGCGACAGAGGATGGGAAGACCAAACCTTCGAATGGAGCAGAAGTGGACCCTTTCTTCATCGAATTTGTTGGCGAAAGTGCCTGGGGCTTAGCCATCCACAAGTTCGCTCGCTTGATTGCGGTATCCGCAAATACGGGACTTGTGACCGTTTTTGCCTTTGCACTTGTTGATTCAACAGCAGACAAGGGAGACGGTTCATTTAATGAATTAGAAGAGGACAATGAGTTCACTGAATATAGTCAAACCTGGCTACATATCCGGACCCAAGATCAGCTCACCCAAATACGACGTTTGATGCCAGAGAAGCATCGCACTCGAAATATCAAACTGACGTACACTGGCCATTTCACTAATATACCAGCTGTCGGGTTTCTCAATTCAGATTTCGACCCTAATGGAGTATGGATGGTTAGCACAGATATTGAGAATAGGGTGGTGATTTGGAAAATTTGGGAAAGTCTTGGGCCCTTCAACAGAATGCAACTTAATAGGGCGTCTCTGAGTACGTCCATGGACTACCATTGGGG CAATGACCGCGGGTGGTCAGTTATAGCCCTTGACCCGCGCACATTCCATCTAGTGGAttctgaggaagaggcgtGTGGTGGTAAACCACAACGGCGTCTGAGGGACGAACGAAATATCCTTGATTTAACGAGTCTCACCAACAGACTCCCAGATACATCACGTCTCTACAACCATTTTCCGCCTGCTGTTAAAACCGAGCCTGAGGAAACCCTCTTGCCCGATTTCTTTGGAGCAGATTGCCGTGTTTCTGGGAGCAGTAACATCCAAGAAAAGCATGACATGCGGGAAGATCAATCTCCGAAAGATTATCGCTCTGGCGAACCCGCAGATGAGTTAAGTCAGCAGGCTGTAGATGGCTCCTTTTCTGCAGGTAGCATGAACGAGGATAGCACTCCTGATACAGACCAAGATCCAGCAGACAACCAACAGGCCCCAGGTGATCACGGGCTCCTGCAGGCTCTTGTCGACCCTAATGGCTTTGGTTCTACTGGCCAATTTCGTGCTCCTGGCCACGAGCCGTTGACTACGCCCGAATTCCTTCAATTTGCGCTTCTTGAAGCATTAGGTGGCGATGTCCATGAAGTTGAAGCGCTCCTTGGCGAGAATCTAGCTCATGACTCGGAGtcggatgaggatgaggatatggACTACCTTCAGAATCAAGAAACGGTAGatgcagatgatgacgatgctTCCCGCAGCGAGGACGGATCCGAAGAAGATGCGTACCAAGCCCTTGATC CTCCGGCAAACGCAAACTTCCCTATCCTCCACTTTTCCCATACAGACATTCATCTCATTCCCCATCCCTTCGCCATGGCACCCAGCGTTCTCTGTGGCGGGCCACTTTCTCAGCGCCTCACCCATCCTATAATTTCAATCCGCGGGCTCGACCGCTTCAACATGATCAAATACATCCCGGAACATGGCATCGTTGTCGCCGCCTCCCAGAAGGGACGCGCAGCCATCATTTCCCTCACCGAGTCCAGAGCCACCGGCCGGTCATTCCGAGTAGACTGGATCGTCCCTTTCGAAAGCCAAGAGAAATACGGCGAACGCCCTCTCGTCCGCCTCCTAGGCATGAGCGTCAGCCCCATGCAGGGATTCGAAATCCCCGCCGATGTCCCATATATCCCGCGGATCTCAGAATCCGATGGTAGCGGTAACGATATCGGCAGCCTCCTATTCCAATATAAAGACGCTACGGATAACACTTCCTCGCCCACACCAACCAGCACCTCAGGAGATATTGACAGTAACAACGATGGCACTCAGAGCAAGATGGAAGACAATGACCGGACGCGTCTCCCCCAGGCCAACCATCTAACCGTTCCAGAGTGCCACGCACGCGCAACTCGTGCCTACCAACCCGAGGAAAGTTGGCGGGGCTGGAACCCGTCTCGTCGGTATAGGCTCCTGCTCATGTATGCAGACCATACAATGATGAGCTATGAATTCTGGTATACCTGGAATGCCACGTCTTCTGGTGGGGGTACTGTTGGCGATGGTGCTAATGgggctggtggtgaggacGACTACCTTATTCTTTGa
- a CDS encoding MMtag domain-containing protein (COG:S;~EggNog:ENOG410PRQJ;~InterPro:IPR039207,IPR019315;~PFAM:PF10159): MDLVAGVRKEGSRGGHGDFKWSDVKDSSHRENYLGHSLMAPVGRWQQGKDLQWYARGEDDAEDAAMKEREERQRVKAAEDEAMARALGLPLPSQNANLTPLGGDENPPAAINRDSTEGKTRDRDSKDNRRRRRERTRSPRRDRDGERSHHRRHDERDHRSHRSRRRRSRSRSADRDRERHKRSHPRSRSRERSDRDRHARRRDDRPRRPREEDSHHSRH; encoded by the exons ATGGATCTTGTCGCCGGTGTTCGCAAGGAAGGCAGCCG CGGCGGCCACGGCGACTTCAAATGGTCTGACGTGAAAGACTCCTCGCACCGTGAAAACTACCTCGGTCATTCTCTTATGGCACCTGTTGGTCGATGGCAACAGGGTAAAGATTTACAATGGTATGCACGCGGGGAAGATGATGCCGAGGACGCAGCTATGAAAGAGCGCGAGGAACGGCAGCGCGTCAAAGCagcggaggatgaggccaTGGCGCGAGCATTGGGTCTTCCGCTGCCATCTCAGAACGCGAACCTGACGCCTTtgggtggtgatgagaaTCCACCTGCGGCAATTAACAGAGATTCAACGGAGGGGAAGACAAGAG ACCGGGACTCGAAAGATaaccgaaggcgaaggcgcgAACGCACACGGAGTCCTAGGAGGGATCGTGACGGGGAACGCAGCCACCACCGACGACATGATGAACGCGATCATCGAAGTCACCGCAGCCGTAGGCGTAGGTCGAGATCGAGGTCGGCCGATCGGGACAGGGAGCGCCATAAAAGGTCACACCCAAGATCGAGGAGTAGAGAAAGAAGCGACAGAGATAGGCACGCCAGACGCCGCGATGACCGACCGCGCAGACCCCGGGAAGAGGATTCCCACCACTCACGACATTAA
- the cwh41 gene encoding mannosyl-oligosaccharide glucosidase (COG:G;~EggNog:ENOG410PF8P;~InterPro:IPR031631,IPR038518,IPR008928,IPR004888, IPR031335,IPR012341;~PFAM:PF03200,PF16923;~SECRETED:SignalP(1-24);~go_function: GO:0004573 - mannosyl-oligosaccharide glucosidase activity [Evidence IEA];~go_process: GO:0005975 - carbohydrate metabolic process [Evidence IEA];~go_process: GO:0009311 - oligosaccharide metabolic process [Evidence IEA]), protein MHISITSLLSTPLFCAVAVLASQATDDVSTLGTEAAKASNQSLLWGPYKPNLYFGVRPRIPNSVFAGLMWAKVDNYATAQENFRHTCEQNEGMAGYGWEEYDVRKGGRETIHDAGNSLDLTIDFVKVPGGQHGGSWAARVKGVPREDALPNQPTTIVFYAGLEGLGSLDVSTESDDPRGFEGDVKLKGYTSELADFSIDVTTGPESNEHPEHVHPSYEDRPLDRTLVSSSTVPLEHTWQTKALLFTQMKQAVDETVGKYGAESPPPPAQVFTIKNSPGDGNMQFVQKIFSGAFEFDVLFSSGSSPGPLTSETLTSEIKSASLSFSERFKRILSPQSPFNTADYIEFSKSMLSNLVGGIGFFHGTDVVDRSAAPEYDEENEGFWEETQEARARAQPVLEGPKDLFTSVPSRPFFPRGFLWDEGFHLLPVLDWDPDLALEIVKSWFSLMDEDGWIAREQILGSEARSKVPPEFTVQYPHYANPPTLFMVLEAFIDKLDAKEESAQTYREDNESLQSVYVTKPELGEGFIRSIYPLLKKHYFWYRSTQGGDIKSYDREAFSSKEAYRWRGRSVQHILTSGFDDYPRAQPPHPGELHVDLISWMGMMTRALRRIANTLGESEDAEEFKAYETAIERNIDDLHWDADAQTFCDATIDEYEESVHVCHKGYVSIAPFLTGMVGPDSPHLKAVMDLIEDPEELWSDYGIRSLSKQDEFYNTAENYWRSPVWMNINYLVLKNLYDIALAPGPQQSRASAAYTKLRKNLVDNVFREWKETGFAWEQYNPETGKGQRTQHFTGWTSLVVKIMSMPEVPASERTGHDEL, encoded by the exons ATGCATATCTCAATTACTTCCCTCCTCTCGACACCGCTGTTCTGTGCGGTCGCCGTGCTCGCCAGCCAAGCTACTGACGATGTGTCAACATTAGGCACTGAGGCTGCCAAAGCGAGCAATCAATCGCTTCTATGGGGCCCTTATAAACCGAACTTGTATTTTGGGGTTCGTCCTCGGATCCCCAATAGTGTTTTTGCGGGCTTGATGTGGGCAAAAGTGGACAACTACGCCACCGCTCAAGAGA ACTTTAGACATACTTGCGAGCAAAATGAAGGAATGGCCGGATACGGCTGGGAAGAGTACGATGTTCGGAAAGGCGGCCGCGAAACAATCCACGACGCCGGAAACTCGCTCGACTTGACCATCGATTTCGTGAAGGTCCCTGGCGGACAACATGGAGGCAGCTGGGCTGCTCGAGTGAAGGGTGTGCCTCGCGAGGATGCGCTgcccaaccaaccaacaacgATCGTCTTCTACGCCGGATTGGAGGGACTCGGCAGCTTGGATGTCTCGACGGAGAGCGACGACCCTAGGGGATTCGAGGGCGACGTCAAACTGAAAGGGTACACGTCAGAGCTGGCAGATTTCTCGATAGATGTAACTACAGGCCCTGAGAGTAATGAACATCCCGAACATGTTCATCCCTCATATGAGGATAGGCCGTTGGATCGTACCCTGGTATCGAGTTCGACAGTACCGCTTGAGCATACCTGGCAGACAAAGG CACTTCTTTTCACGCAAATGAAGCAGGCAGTCGATGAGACCGTTGGGAAATATGGTGCAGAGAgtcctccaccacctgcGCAAGTTTTCACCATCAAGAACTCGCCGGGCGATGGCAATATGCAATTTGTCCAAAAGATTTTCAGTGGCGCCTTTGAG TTTGATGTTCTTTTCTCATCAGGCTCTTCGCCAGGGCCTCTGACTT CTGAGACCTTGACTAGTGAAATCAAGAGCGCTTCGCTTTCCTTTTCCGAGAGATTCAAGAGGATACTCTCCCCCCAGTCCCCTTTCAATACAGCAGACTACATTGAATTCTCCAAGTCCATGCTCTCAAACCTCGTTGGTGGCATTGGCTTTTTCCATGGCACCGATGTCGTTGACCGCTCGGCCGCCCCCGAGTATGATGAGGAAAACGAAGGCTTCTGGGAGGAAACACAAGAAGCGAGAGCTCGAGCACAGCCTGTGCTTGAGGGGCCAAAGGATCTCTTTACGTCTGTTCCATCCCGACCATTTTTCCCTCGTGGCTTCCTATGGGATGAGGGTTTCCACCTTTTACCAGTCTTGGACTGGGACCCAGATCTTGC ACTCGAAATCGTCAAAAGTTGGTTCAGTTtgatggatgaagatggctggATTGCCCGCGAACAGATCCTGGGTAGTGAGGCTCGTAGCAAGGTTCCACCTGAGTTCACAGTCCAATATCCCCATTACGCCAACCCCCCGACGCTGTTCATGGTCCTCGAAGCGTTCATCGATAAACTTGATGCTAAGGAAGAGTCGGCTCAGACTTACCGTGAAGACAACGAGAGTCTGCAATCCGTCTACGTAACGAAACCCGAGTTGGGAGAAGGTTTTATCCGATCCATTTACCCATTGCTCAAGAAACATTATTTCTGGTACAGGTCCACCCAAGGTGGTGACATCAAGTCTTACGACCGTGAGGCATTTTCGAGCAAAGAGGCATACCGCTGGCGTGGACGGTCTGTTCAGCACATCTTGACATCCGGATTTGATGACTACCCTCGTGCCCAACCGCCTCACCCTGGTGAACTTCATGTTGATCTCATTAGCTGGATGGGCATGATGACCCGGGCGCTTCGCCGCATTGCCAATACCCTTggcgagagcgaggatgctgaggagTTCAAGGCCTACGAAACTGCAATTGAAAGAAACATTGATGATCTCCACTGGGATGCAGATGCACAGACTTTCTGTGATGCTACCATCGATGAATACGAAGAGTCGGTTCACGTCTGCCATAAGGGCTATGTTTCGATCGCACCATTCTTGACAGGCATGGTGGGCCCAGATAGCCCTCACTTGAAGGCCGTCATGGATTTGATTGAAGACCCAGAGGAACTTTGGAGTGACTACGGTATCCGGAGTCTCAGTAAGCAGGATGAATTCTACAACACTGCCGAGAACTACTGGAGAAGCCCGGTGTGGATGAACATTAACTACCTTGTTCTCAAGAACCTTTAT GATATTGCACTTGCACCTGGCCCTCAGCAGAGCCGGGCCTCTGCAGCATATACCAAACTACGAAAGAACTTGGTTGACAATGTATTCCGAGAGTGGAAGGAAACCGGATTTGCCTGGGAGCAGTATAACCCAGAAACAGGTAAAGGGCAGAGGACGCAGCATTTCACAGGCTGGACCAGCTTGGTGGTCAAGATTATGTCCATGCCTGAAGTTCCCGCCAGCGAGAGAACAGGTCACGACGAGCTATAA
- a CDS encoding NAD(P)/FAD-dependent oxidoreductase (COG:E;~EggNog:ENOG410PHSE;~InterPro:IPR006076,IPR036188;~PFAM:PF01266,PF13450;~go_function: GO:0016491 - oxidoreductase activity [Evidence IEA];~go_process: GO:0055114 - oxidation-reduction process [Evidence IEA]) → MSAPTDRRDIVIVGGGIIGCCSAYYLTRHPSFDPSRHSVTLIEASDIAGGASGKAGGLLALWAYPSNIVPLSYKLHAELAKEHGGKDRWGYREVGCGQLIARGRPLNEKKDEHNDSSVSLKKRSAAAMGKLKPSKAPQELDWIEPELVRGYENMSDPGETAQVHPYLFTTSIAKLAEEKGAKVILGSVSDIGYSGDAVKSVTYTDKEAGQSQTIPATDVVVAAGPWTSSIVPEAPISAMRAHSVVIRPTRPTSAHTLFTNIEIPANFDPSNPSRPTVASPEIYARPDDTVYACGEGDQVVPLPSTTADVEVDPKRCEDIINQVAAVSDALRDGKVTARQACYLPNVSAIRGGPLVGHAGTKGLYLAAGHTCWGIQNAPGTGKVISEFVFDGRAKSANIGSLDPRKFLLYI, encoded by the exons ATGTCTGCACCAACCGACCGTCGTGACATTGTCATTGTAG GTGGCGGCATCATTGGATGCTGCTCTGCATATTATCTAACACGACACCCTTCTTTCGACCCATCCCGACACTCTGTGACTCTCATCGAAGCATCGGATATTGCAGGCGGAGCGTCAGGGAAAGCGGGTGGTCTCCTAGCACTATGGGCATATCCCAGCAATATTGTACCACTAAGCTACAAGCTCCACGCGGAACTGGCTAAGGAACACGGTGGAAAAGATAGATGGGGCTATAGAGAAGTGGGTTGCGGTCAACTAATCGCACGGGGCCGTCCACTCAACGAGAAAAAAGATGAGCATAATGATAGCTCCGTATCGCTTAAGAAACGCAGCGCCGCCGCTATGGGAAAGCTGAAACCCTCCAAAGCACCACAGGAACTGGATTGGATTGAGCCAGAGCTGGTTAGAGGTTACGAAAACATGAGCGACCCCGGCGAAACTGCGCAGGTCCACCCTTACCTTTTCACAACGTCGATTGCCAAACTTGCAGAGGAGAAAGGTGCCAAAGTTATTTTAGGGTCCGTTTCCGACATTGGATACAGCGGTGATGCGGTAAAATCTGTTACTTATACAGACAAGGAGGCGGGTCAGTCGCAAACGATCCCCGCTACCGATGTTGTTGTGGCCGCAGGCCCATGGACAAGCTCCATCGTACCTGAAGCCCCGATTTCGGCGATGCGCGCACATAGTGTTGTGATACGACCAACAAGGCCCACTAGTGCACATACACTATTTACCAATATCGAAATTCCCGCTAATTTCGATCCTTCCAACCCGTCGCGGCCAACCGTGGCATCGCCAGAGATCTATGCTCGCCCTGACGATACTGTATACGCCTGCGGCGAAGGGGATCAAGTAGTCCCACTCCCGAGTACGACTGCCGACGTTGAAGTAGATCCAAAGCGATGTGAGGATATTATCAACCAGGTTGCAGCCGTTTCGGATGCGCTCCGTGATGGCAAAGTTACAGCACGCCAGGCTTGTTACTTGCCAAACGTAAGTGCCATCCGTGGTGGCCCACTTGTCGGCCATGCTGGGACAAAGGGGCTCTatcttgctgctggtcaCACTTGCTGGGGCATCCAAAATGCGCCTGGCACGGGGAAGGTGATCAGTGAGTTCGTGTTTGATGGCCGCGCCAAAAGTGCCAACATCGGCTCTTTAGACCCCAGAAAGTtcctgttatatatatag
- a CDS encoding uncharacterized protein (COG:A;~EggNog:ENOG410PRZW;~InterPro:IPR013957;~PFAM:PF08648;~go_process: GO:0008380 - RNA splicing [Evidence IEA]) — MAEPPTKRARRIDSSAMWDMEDRGARSPGVDSDLDRNSRRDAPSDDGRRGGPREDKRYRSRSRDRQDNKRRERSRSWDRRDRDRDRRDRASDGRESRIRDRSASRDRYTDRRGYPPKGGRYRDRSRSPIRNGTRDRTPPARGPRADRRNDRRDDRDRANGTSGAKHRTDRGMEDVNMDLDDGEDDIEELIRRSMGFSKFRSTKNTKVPGNNAYGVRKEKKTEYRQYMNRQGGFNRPLSPSR, encoded by the exons ATGGCAGAGCCACCGACGAAACGTGCTCGCCGCATCGATAGCTCAGCAATGTGGGATATGGAAGATCGGGGGGCGCGCTCCCCTGGGGTGGACTCAGACCTTGATAGGAATTCTCGACGCGACGCCCCATCTGATGACGGGCGACGCGGTGGGCCCCGTGAAGACAAGAGATACCGTTCCCGATCCAGAGATAGACAGGACAACAAACgaagagagagaagcagGTCTTGGGATCGCCGCGACCGCGACCGTGACCGAAGAGATAGAGCCAGCGACGGGCGGGAATCACGGATTCGTGATAGAAGTGCTAGCCGTGACCGGTACACGGACAGACGAG GCTATCCTCCAAAGGGCGGCAGATACCGCGACCGTTCTCGGTCACCTATTCGAAACGGCACTAGGGACAGGACGCCACCTGCCCGGGGCCCACGAGCAGATCGAAGAAATGATCGAAGGGACGACCGCGATCGAGCGAATGGCACATCCGGTGCCAAACATCGAACAGACCGGGGAATGGAAGATGTGAATATGGATTtggacgatggggaggatgacATCGAAGAGCTCATCCGACGAAGCATGGGATTCTCCAAATTCAGAAGCACCAAGAACACAAAGGTGCCTGGAAACAACGCCTACGGCGTGcgcaaggagaagaagacagAATACCGACAGTACATGAACCGCCAAGGAGGATTTAACAGACCTCTGAGTCCCTCCCGGTGA
- a CDS encoding Elongator subunit IKI1 (COG:S;~EggNog:ENOG410PKXJ;~InterPro:IPR019519;~PFAM:PF10483;~go_component: GO:0033588 - Elongator holoenzyme complex [Evidence IEA];~go_process: GO:0002098 - tRNA wobble uridine modification [Evidence IEA]): MAPSNLSHRQTHNLLLISKLLSLRDTASPLTLLLDSLEQPATPLTKEYIRRARLSKVHVTLIAFETLKPFDGVDAFVSARRKTPTEIIREVSAAYKPDSSNTPNRRRLILIDSINPLLHSTRLDRSFHLSTFLSSFIVPAGPSASKPDTSLVVTFHQDVPGRQNQSPYTPPPLSILTYLATTVIKLHSFSHILAQKAARDRSLVPPVFGLEEEQDGVLLGRLDKPTGKDTAEGVVLEMEYRRKSGRGVLEWYLLPPASRYPSSQVKEIVTLLDDHPLYRPPEDINAGEGEEEPESTFELRLTERQRREREGVVLPYFDAQQGNGPGEGGRILYDMGEEDDFDEEEDEI, encoded by the exons ATGGCCCCCTCCAATCTATCTCATCGTCAGACTCATAATTTGCTTTTGATTTCAAAACTGTTAAGTCTGAGAGATACCGCGTCACCACTCACACTCTTACTGGATTCACTGGAGCAACCAGCCACACCCTTGACCAAAGAATATATCCGGCGCGCGCGA CTCTCGAAAGTCCATGTCACTCTCATTGCCTTTGAAACCTTGAAACCGTTCGATGGCGTTGATGCATTCGTATCCGCTCGACGAAAAACACCGACAGAGATTATCAGGGAAGTCAGTGCTGCATATAAACCAGATTCATCCAATACCCCCAATCGCA GGAGATTGATTCTCATCGATTCCATCAATCCGCTACTCCACTCAACAAGGCTAGACAGGTCATTCCACCTATCGACATTCCTGAGTTCATTCATAGTCCCCGCCGGACCTTCAGCGTCCAAGCCTGATACGTCCCTCGTCGTTACATTCCATCAAGATGTTCCCGGTCGCCAAAACCAATCACCTTACACGCCGCCTCCCTTGTCCATATTGACTTACCTTGCGACGACCGTCATAAAACTTCATTCCTTTTCGCATATCCTCGCTCAAAAAGCGGCCCGCGACCGCAGTTTAGTACCGCCGGTGTTCGGactcgaagaagaacaagatgGAGTCTTGCTCGGAAGACTAGATAAGCCGACCGGAAAGGATACCGCCGAGGGAGTTGTTCTGGAAATGGAGTACCGGCGTAAGAGTGGGCGTGGAGTCCTGGAGTGGTACTTGTTGCCTCCTGCGTCAAGGTATCCGTCTTCCCAAGTTAAAGAGATTGTGACGTTGCTTGATGACCATCCGTTGTATCGTCCGCCTGAGGATATTAAtgctggagaaggggaggaggagcctgAGTCTACGTTCGAGTTACGACTTACGGAGAGACAGCGGAGAGAGCGGGAGGGTGTTGTGTTGCCTTATTTTGATGCGCAGCAGGGTAATGGTCCTGGTGAAGGTGGACGCATCCTGTATGATatgggcgaggaagatgacttcgacgaagaagaggatgagatcTGA
- the SEC22 gene encoding SNAP receptor SEC22 (BUSCO:EOG09264IG5;~COG:U;~EggNog:ENOG410Q2U4;~InterPro:IPR010908,IPR042855,IPR001388,IPR011012;~PFAM:PF00957,PF13774;~TransMembrane:1 (i196-214o);~go_component: GO:0016021 - integral component of membrane [Evidence IEA];~go_process: GO:0016192 - vesicle-mediated transport [Evidence IEA]) — protein MVKSTQIARLDGLMLAASVDDEQAETELSEIKSQAKMIFRRMSPNSAPQASIESGQYNLHYLIQDDVCFLCICDRSYPRKLAFTYLSDIATEFTNTYPASQYKSPSLRPYAFVEFDTFIQRSKKVYQDSRASANLDRLNDELRDVTKVMTKNIEDLLYRGDSLERMGELSGRLREDSKKYRKAAVRINWELLVKQYGPFAGVGLIFIFLIWWRFF, from the exons ATGGTCAAATCAACTCAGATTGCCAGGCTTGACG GCCTGATGCTGGCAGCGTCAGTGGACGATGAGCAG GCTGAAACGGAGCTTTCTGAAATCAAATCGCAAGCTAAGATGATCTTCCGACGAATGAGTCCCAATTCGGCCCCCCAGGCGAGCATTGAATCAGGCCAATATAATCTACA TTATCTGATCCAAGATGACGTCTGTTTCCTTTGCATATGTGATCGCTCATACCCCCGCAAACTTGCCTTCACTTATCTCTCTGATATCGCAACCGAATTTACGAATACCTACCCCGCTTCACAATACAAGTCCCCGAGCCTACGACCATATGCATTTGTCGAGTTCGATACGttcatccagcgcagcaagaAGGTGTACCAGGATAGCCGCGCCTCGGCCAACCTCGACCGGTTAAACGACGAGCTTCGAGATGTGACCAAAGTCATGACGAAGAATATCGAGGATTTGCTATACCGAGGTGATAGTTTGGAGCGTATGGGTGAATTATCAGGCCGCCTGCGGGAAGATAGCAAAAAGTATAGGAAGGCGGCAGTGCGTATCAACTGGGAGCTGCTGGTAAAACAG TACGGTCCATTCGCAGGTGTTGGTCTCATATTCATTTTCCTTATTTGGTGGCGCTTCTTCTAG